The window GGCCCGCTCGAGTATGATCGGGTAGGAGCTCATCGTGGCCTCCAAGTTCCATCGATTTGTTTCAAGATAGTTGCAACTGTCCCCGCCGCTAGATCTCTCGAACCATGATCCGGGATGGACAACAGATACGGATACTTGGGATGATGATAGATACGATGAGACGCGCGCGAGCCATACCGCAAGAATGCCCAACCTTTACTCTCCGCATATGCAATAAGATCCCTGACTTTCACAGAAAAGGCAGTGCCCGCCCACGACCCGTTGTCACCCCGAGCGTAGGGACGCGAAGCGTCCTGTAGTCGAGGGGCCGCACTTGTCGCGCTACCGCAGTGCGTGAATAGAGGCGGGGAGGGTCGGCTTTGGGGAAAATACGGACATGAGCGCGCAACCGCTGGAAGCCCGGATGGCCCGCATCGAAGGCGCATTCGATCAGATCGATAAGCGCTTGGATTCGTTCGAGCACCGCGTGGTCGCGAGCTTCGCCCAGGTGGACGCGCGCTTCGCGCAAATCGATGGACGATTTGCGCAACTCGAAACTCGATTCGATTTGCGCCTCGGCCGTATCGAGCAGGTCCTGGAATCTCGGTTCACGTGGCTCATTGGCCTCATGCTCGGAACTTGGGTCAGCTTAATGCTGGCCGTTCTCTTTCACCGATAGCCTGACAATCGCGCATACGTTCGTCGCGCTCCTTTGGCTCGCGATGTTGTGGTATGCCGCTCCGCTCTTATCGCGCGAAGAGAGCGCCGACGTTCCGTCGCGCTTGCGCGGCATGCTCGTTTTGCTGCTGGCGATTCCGCTCGTGCTCGCGACGCTCCACGCGCTCACGTTCGTGGGAGTACTCCTCGCAGCTGCGATGCTGTGCGGGCTGCGCGCATACATCGCTCGTAAAAAGACGACGGCGTTCGATCCCTGGGAAAGTTTGGCAGCCGCCGTTACGCTGATCGTTGCCTCTCCATACGTTCCGCGCGCACCGACGGACGGCGATTCGCTCGCGTATCATTTGCCGAACGCCATCGCGTGGGTTCAATCCCATTCGCTTGATCCCACCTGGATGCGCTACTGGTGGTATCCGCCGGGTTCAGAGGCGAGCATTTCCGGCGTCGTTGCCGCGGGCGGACTTTGGATCACGGGCGCGGTTTCGTTGCTGACCGCCGTCATGTTGAGCACACGGCTCGTCGCGTGGTTGCGCACGCTCGACGTACCCGCGCCGGCAGCCACTGCACTGAGCGCCGCCTTCATCACGATCAGTACCGTTGCGTTTCAAACATACGATCAGCGCAACGATCTCATATTGGCCGCGTGGTTTCTCGAGGCACTCTGGATGCTGCGCATCCCGGATCGGATGGCAATCGTCCCGATCATCGTGCTCGCGCTCGTAAAACCGTACGGCTGGGCGTACGCGCTGGTCGCATTCGTCTGCATGGGTCGTCCGCGTATGCTTGTCGGCTTAATCCCGCTTGGGCTTTGGTCGCTGCACGACGCATTGCTCTCGCCTCACGCGTTCAACTCGATCGGATCGACGAACGCGATAGGTTCGTGGTCGACGACGATCCTCGGAAATTTCCCGAGCTCACTCGGGGTGCTGGCGCTCGCTGTGGGTGCACGCGGACCTGCAATGGTCGTTTTCTTTCTGGCGCCGATTTTCGCAATTTTCGCGCGCGGCGAAGTGCGTCGCCTCGCGATCATCGGCATCGTTTCGATGGTCTTGTTTCTCTTGAGCCCTTTCGGCTATGCGAACAATCTACCGCAGCTCGCGCTCGGCTGGTCGTTACGATACGATCTGCCCGCACTCGTGCTCGGCGTTCTTTGCATAGCGCCACTCGCGCGCCGAATGTCGCTCATCGTCGTTATACTTTCGATCGTAAGCGCGCTCGCCGGTTTCGCGCGACTGCTCTATATTCTCAATCACGATCCAACGATACTCGTCGCCGTCGCCTTCGCGTGCACCGCGGGGATTGCAGCGTGTCTCGCATTCCTACCGCACATGCGACGCGCCTCGGGCCTGCTCGGCGGAGCTGCTGCATTTGCACTCTTCTTCTACGGAAGCAGCGTCGCGTCTACGAACGCGGTGTCTTTCTACGGCGATTCGCATTCAATCTACGCGTGGTTTCACGCGCATCCGCACGCGGCCGAAAGCGTCAACTTCCGTGCGGGGACGCTCTTGATGCTCGCGCCTGAGGTCCGCATCACCGACGCTGACGGCATCGATTGCGAAGGCGCGCGAAGGCAGAAAGCATGGATCGTCGTCGGAACCGGTGACATTCGAGCGCAGGACGCCCGCGGCTGTGGGCGCGTGCTCTTCGAAGACGCCGACGCCATCGCGGTCTTCCCGCGCTAAGGGCCTTTCCGCCCGAGGCGACGGCGTGATAGGGTTGTGTATGGAGAACACCGCCATGGCACGAAGCACCGCCCTGCGCTACGAAGATCTCGCCTCGTTCCCGGACGACAACCTGCGCCGCGAGATCCTAAGCGGCGAGCTCTACGTGACGCCATCGCCGACCTTGCGTCATCAACATGTCGTCGGACAGATCTTCAGGGTATTGGCAGACTACGCGGATGGAGCGGATGGCCGGGCGATCGTTGCACCGCTCGACACCGCGCTGAGCGCACAGAACGTCGTTGAGCCCGATGTCGTCTTCGTTGCGGCCGATCGGATGCACACGCTCGGGCGTAAGGGTATTTTTGGGGTCCCGAGTCTCGTGGTAGAAGTGCTCTCGCCCGGTACGAAGATCGTCGATCGCGGAAGTAAGCGCGAAATCTATGCGCGATTCGGCACCCCTGAATACTGGATCGTCGACCCGGACGCCAACACGATCGAGCGCTGCAGTCGTCCAGCCGGCGACTGCTATGAAGAGAACGTCACCTTCGAATCGGACATGGCCGCAGCGACACTGCCCGGTCTCACGCTAACCTTCGATAAGATTTTCAGCGCGTAGTCTTCGCTCGCGACGTCCCCTTCCACTCAGCGGGCGCAACGAACGGCGGTGGCTCGCCCTCGCCAGTCTGCGCA of the Candidatus Baltobacteraceae bacterium genome contains:
- a CDS encoding Uma2 family endonuclease — encoded protein: MENTAMARSTALRYEDLASFPDDNLRREILSGELYVTPSPTLRHQHVVGQIFRVLADYADGADGRAIVAPLDTALSAQNVVEPDVVFVAADRMHTLGRKGIFGVPSLVVEVLSPGTKIVDRGSKREIYARFGTPEYWIVDPDANTIERCSRPAGDCYEENVTFESDMAAATLPGLTLTFDKIFSA